The following are encoded together in the Armatimonadota bacterium genome:
- a CDS encoding phosphoribosylformylglycinamidine cyclo-ligase, whose product MSESLTYRGAGVDIDAATDALERAKATIRSTFTDGVVSDVGAFGGLFSGSFPTYREPVLAATIDGVGTKTRIARMMGQFEGLGFDIVHHSANDLLAMGARGLFFLDYFATARLEPKCLTEVIEGAAKACRTHGIALLGGETAEMPDIYVPGEIDIAGCLVGIAEKSHVPRPEQVQAGDAAIGLASNGLHTNGYTLARRALFDAAGLSVDHSVDGISLGEWLLRPHTSYFDAVWPHIGQEYLHGMAHITGGGLYENIPRALPTELRAMIDRRQWTPLPIFDLVQRSGNVPDNEMYRTFNMGVGFVLIVDRGAAQSVLDRLTGHDAWIIGEIVRGSKEVQIV is encoded by the coding sequence ATGAGCGAGTCTCTGACCTATCGGGGAGCCGGGGTGGACATCGATGCCGCTACGGACGCTTTGGAGCGGGCGAAGGCGACCATCCGAAGCACTTTCACAGACGGCGTCGTCTCCGATGTGGGTGCGTTTGGTGGACTTTTCTCCGGCTCGTTTCCTACTTATCGGGAGCCTGTGCTTGCGGCAACGATCGACGGAGTCGGCACCAAGACGAGAATCGCGCGGATGATGGGCCAGTTCGAGGGTTTGGGTTTCGATATTGTTCACCATTCGGCGAACGATTTATTGGCGATGGGGGCGCGAGGACTGTTCTTTCTCGATTACTTTGCCACGGCTCGATTGGAGCCGAAATGCTTGACGGAGGTCATCGAGGGCGCGGCGAAGGCGTGTCGAACGCACGGTATCGCACTGTTGGGCGGGGAGACGGCGGAGATGCCCGACATATACGTGCCGGGCGAGATCGACATCGCGGGATGCTTAGTGGGCATTGCGGAAAAGAGCCATGTGCCGAGGCCCGAGCAGGTTCAAGCGGGGGATGCGGCGATCGGCCTAGCGTCGAACGGCCTGCACACTAATGGCTACACGTTGGCCAGGCGAGCGCTCTTTGACGCTGCCGGTTTGTCCGTGGACCATAGCGTTGACGGAATCAGTCTGGGGGAATGGCTCCTAAGGCCCCATACAAGCTACTTCGACGCCGTCTGGCCGCATATCGGTCAAGAGTATCTGCACGGGATGGCGCACATAACGGGCGGAGGGTTGTACGAGAACATTCCGCGGGCTCTGCCGACAGAGCTGCGCGCCATGATCGATCGACGACAATGGACGCCTCTCCCCATTTTTGATCTTGTTCAACGCTCCGGCAACGTGCCGGACAACGAGATGTATCGCACGTTCAATATGGGCGTCGGCTTTGTGCTGATCGTCGACCGCGGCGCTGCACAGTCGGTTTTAGACCGCTTGACCGGACACGATGCATGGATAATCGGAGAAATAGTCCGAGGCTCGAAGGAAGTCCAGATCGTATGA
- a CDS encoding DPP IV N-terminal domain-containing protein: MRPFVILLLVFLVANAQERVKSMPGYERYMEMRGQIRGSIHLAAFTPTWIDEGKALQFDFMGKRYRYDVEQRKRTEIGAAVEEASIEDDFVPSFGPAQARGRQAESANSPNGQWTARYRDRNLFLSKRQGDETIQVTHDGSAEKRIKNGSASWVYGEELFQRTAIWWSPDSKKVAFYRFDESKVEDYFLTLGLTERQSRLDIEPFPKPGTANPVADILIYDLETKSTITVDIRDGKPFADDVVGHYAYAPRWRANGSELLIQRMNRLQNVWELVAADANTGKARVVVREENPGGWVDTTPTIRWLDDQRFIFSTRRNGWRNFDLYDLDKGRLNSITSNNFNADQIIRIEEKSGWLYYMARSGENPYYLQLHRATLDGKADRRLTDPKFNHRVHIAPDQSCFVDIAQTHRDPPEARLVGFDGKLIDVLAVSETTLFERRLLQRAVRFEYMAADGKTQLYGYASRPSNFDPNRKYPVVIGVYGGPESRDVNEDFAFPDALTEFGLIYVRLDTRASNARGLDALNQLYRNLGVAEIDDMAEGVKALIKLPYVDSRKIGIYGTSYGGYAAIMCLLRHPDLFTAACGSSPTTDWKMYDTIYTERYMGLPDDNQNGYLQGNAIQHAKNLKGRLMIYYGTADNNVHPCHSLGLIAALMRENKSFDVQVGPDRGHTGLNQMRMMEFFIEAFNDPFSGAKTGVQ; this comes from the coding sequence ATGCGACCATTCGTTATCTTGCTCCTCGTTTTCCTCGTAGCCAATGCTCAAGAGCGCGTAAAGTCCATGCCCGGATACGAGCGGTATATGGAAATGCGCGGCCAGATTCGCGGCTCCATTCACCTAGCCGCTTTTACGCCGACTTGGATCGATGAGGGCAAAGCGCTACAGTTCGACTTCATGGGCAAGCGGTATCGATATGACGTGGAGCAGCGCAAACGCACCGAGATTGGCGCTGCGGTCGAAGAAGCGTCGATAGAAGACGATTTTGTCCCATCATTCGGCCCAGCGCAGGCAAGGGGCCGGCAAGCCGAATCGGCCAATTCGCCAAACGGGCAATGGACGGCTCGCTATCGCGATCGCAATCTGTTTCTATCCAAACGCCAGGGCGACGAGACGATCCAGGTTACGCATGACGGAAGCGCCGAAAAGCGCATCAAGAACGGCTCGGCCAGTTGGGTCTATGGGGAGGAGCTCTTTCAACGCACGGCCATCTGGTGGTCGCCCGACAGCAAGAAGGTCGCTTTCTATCGCTTTGATGAAAGCAAGGTGGAAGACTACTTCCTAACGTTGGGCTTGACGGAGCGCCAGAGCCGCTTGGACATCGAGCCTTTTCCTAAACCCGGCACGGCGAACCCCGTGGCAGACATCCTGATCTATGATTTGGAGACCAAATCGACGATCACGGTGGACATCCGCGACGGCAAGCCCTTCGCCGACGACGTGGTAGGGCACTATGCCTACGCTCCAAGATGGCGCGCCAACGGCTCAGAACTGCTGATTCAGCGGATGAACCGTCTGCAAAACGTCTGGGAGTTGGTCGCGGCGGATGCGAACACCGGCAAAGCGCGCGTCGTTGTTAGGGAAGAGAACCCCGGAGGTTGGGTCGATACCACGCCGACTATTCGATGGCTGGACGACCAGCGCTTCATCTTCTCGACCCGGCGAAACGGCTGGCGCAACTTCGACCTGTACGATCTGGACAAGGGACGGCTGAACTCGATCACGTCCAACAACTTCAATGCCGATCAGATCATACGAATCGAGGAGAAGTCAGGATGGCTCTACTACATGGCCCGGAGCGGCGAAAATCCCTACTATCTCCAATTGCATCGGGCCACCCTGGACGGCAAGGCCGATAGGCGGCTGACCGATCCGAAATTCAATCATCGCGTGCACATCGCGCCCGATCAGAGCTGCTTTGTCGACATCGCGCAGACGCATCGAGACCCGCCCGAAGCCCGATTGGTCGGCTTTGATGGCAAACTGATCGACGTATTGGCGGTTAGCGAAACAACCCTTTTTGAGCGCAGACTGTTGCAGCGTGCTGTGCGATTTGAGTACATGGCGGCCGACGGAAAGACCCAACTGTACGGCTATGCCTCTCGTCCCTCAAACTTCGATCCGAACCGCAAATATCCTGTGGTCATCGGCGTCTATGGCGGACCGGAAAGCCGGGATGTGAACGAGGACTTTGCCTTCCCCGATGCGCTCACCGAGTTCGGGCTTATCTATGTTCGGCTCGACACCCGCGCCTCGAACGCGCGCGGATTGGACGCGCTCAACCAACTCTATCGCAATCTGGGCGTGGCAGAGATCGACGACATGGCCGAAGGGGTCAAAGCGCTGATCAAGCTTCCTTACGTCGATTCCCGCAAGATCGGCATTTACGGCACGTCTTACGGCGGGTATGCGGCGATCATGTGCCTGTTGCGCCATCCCGATCTTTTCACCGCCGCTTGCGGCTCGTCCCCGACGACCGATTGGAAAATGTACGACACCATCTATACCGAGCGCTACATGGGATTGCCGGACGACAATCAGAACGGCTACCTGCAGGGCAATGCCATCCAACACGCCAAAAACCTCAAAGGCCGCCTAATGATCTACTACGGCACCGCGGACAACAACGTGCATCCTTGCCATTCGCTCGGCCTGATCGCGGCGCTAATGAGGGAGAACAAGAGCTTCGACGTGCAAGTCGGGCCGGATAGGGGCCATACGGGCCTCAATCAAATGCGCATGATGGAGTTCTTCATCGAAGCCTTTAACGACCCGTTCAGCGGCGCGAAAACGGGTGTACAATAA